AAGAAAAAGGCAAGGATTATAAAAGCTGTTCCCAAATGAGTCATAAAAAGGTAAAGAAAGCCAGCCTTTAGAACTTCTTCTTTCTCTTCACTGATAACTAACAGGAAGGAAGATAGAGACATAAGCTCCCAAAAAAACAGAAAGCTTATAACATCGTTACTGAAGATGGTAAAAAACATGGATAGCATGAACACGGAAAGAAATAAGAAAAAGTGAGGTTTATCTTGGAACGCCTTCCCATAAGACAGCGTGTATAAAGAGATGTAAAAGGATACAAAAAGAAGTATGCAGGAAAAGTAAAGAGGGATGCTTTCAAGCCTGAAGGAGAAGGATAAAAAGCCAAGAGGTACTGTAAAGTAATTGGGGAGGGTAAGTATGAAAAGCAGCATAAGCAGTGAGGTAAATAAAGGGCTATAAATAAGAACAGACAATATCTTCTTAGGTAAGCTTTCTTCCATTTTTTTATATTGTACCACAAAATCGTGCTAAAATAGTTTTGAAAAATGTATCTGGAGGAAGAGATATCCGAGACGGAAATTTATGGCAAGGTTGAAAGCATTATAAAAAAAGGTGGATATCTGCTTAGCATAGTTTGTAGCGACGAGAGGGCTTTAGGAGAAGATTTTGTTATAAGATACTTCTTCAGGGAGGAGGGAATTAAGGTTTTGAAACTTTGCGTAGGAACTAAATTTCCATCCATAACTTCTTTATGCCCAGCTGCTAAAAACTACGAGAGGGAAATAAGGGATATGTTTGGATTGGTGCCAGAAGGACATCCTGACAGTAGGAGTCTTATGCTATATCCAGAGAACTGGGACCCCTCCATACACCCTCTACGGAAGGATTACGATGGTAAAAAACCTGAGTTTAAGAAATACGGCATATATAGATATAAAGAGGTTTTTGGTGAAGGCATTAACAAAGTTCTCGTAGGTCCTATACATGCAGGTATCATCGAGCCAGGACACTTTAGATTTTCCCTCGCTGGCGAAGCCATACTACAGCTGGAGATAAGACACTTTTGGAAACACAGAGGTGTAGAAAAGGTATGTGAGGGGAAAAATCCAGAAGAGGCCCTTAGGATAGTCAGCCGTATATCTGGGGACAACGCGGTCAATATATCCCTCGCATACTTGAATGCGGTGGAAACCCTTTTGGGTATAAAGCTTTCCCAAAGAGTGAGTTATCTAAGATGTGTCCTTGCAGAGCTTGAAAGAATCTGGAACCATGTTAGGGATTTAGGTTGGCTATTTATGGACATAGGCTTTCCTCTACCAGCCCAGCACTTATTTTCCATTCAAGAACAGCTTATGAGATTGAACAAGGTAATTACTGGACACAGGTTTATGTTTGACGCCTTCTCTATAGGTGGTGTGAATGTAAAAATAGAAGATGAAGAGAAGAGATTGATAGATAAAATGCTTACACTGGTGGAGAAAGAAACAAAAGAGGTTGAAAGGTTTGCCATAGAAACACCATCGGTTAGAGATAGATTTGAAACAACCGGTAGGATTTTCAGAAAAACGGCGATGGAATTATCTTTGTGTGGAGTTTGTGCCAGAGCATCAGGCTTAAAAAGGGACACAAGAGTGGAGTTACCCTATTTAGCGTACAAAGATTTTGATGTAAATGTACCTATAAGCGAGCAAGGTGATGTTATGGCAAGGTTTATGATAAGGGTTGAGGAAATTTACCAATCGGTAAATCTTATAAGAGGCTTTTTAGAAAATCTTCCCAATGATAATGCAGAGAAGCAAAACTTACTTTTTCCTTACTCATGGAGTGTGGGCAACGCTGAAACCCCAAGAGGTAATGCCTTTTTCTTTGTGATGCTTGATGAGAAAGGTAATATATACAGGTTAAAGTACACAGACCCATCTTTTAGAAATTGGCCTGCTATACAGTATGCAGTTCTTGGGGATATAATAGCAGACTTTCCTCTTGTAAATAAAAGTATGAACCTCTCTTATTCGGGGAACGATCTTTAAGGAGGTGAAGCGTGTTTTTTCTTTTGAAAAGATCCTTCCGGGTGAAGACAGAAGATTTAAAGGTGAAACATAAAAAGGTCATTAGTCTATTTATAAGAGAAGTGGATACAGGTTCGTGTAATGCTTGCGAGATTGAAGTAGCAAATCTTAACAACCCATACTACGATGTAGAAAGATTTGGCATAAAGTTTGTCGCCTCACCCAAACATGCCGATGTTTTGCTCATAACAGGATGCGTTACAAGAAACATGTTGATACCTATGATAAAAGCTTATGAAAATGCTCCCGCTCCGAAGTTTGTATTGACCGTTGGGGACTGCACCGCTGAATGCCCCTACTTCAAAGATTCTTACGCAGTAGAGGGTCCTGTATCAAAACACTTGCCTGTACATGTACATGTACCAGGCTGTCCTCCTGAACCAGCACAGGTAATAGAAGGTCTTTTAAAGCTGAGTCATTTTGCAGATAAAGACTTATAAAATGGGCGATGGAGGACTTGAACCTCCGACCTCCATCGTGTGAGGATGGCGCTCTACCTCTGAGCTAATCGCCCTCAATGGTATTATTATACAAAAGGTGAGGGAAAAGTGTATGCCTGTTTGCTACATTTCCTTTGGAAGCAATTGGGGAGATAGAGTGCAGAACATACTAAAAGCTATCTCTTTAGTGGCAAATTTGGGAAATCTGGAGGCTGTATCCACTGTATATGAGAGTCTGCCATGGGGTATAGAAAACCAGCCACCTTTCTTAAATGGCGTTCTAAAGTTAAATACCAACCTTGGGCCTATAAGACTTCTGAAGGAGCTAAAGGAGATAGAAAGGTACATAGGAAGAAAGGAACGCTACAGATGGGGTCCCAGAGAGATTGATTTGGATATTTTACTTTACGATGGCTATATTTTAATGCTCAGTTTTTTAAGGATACCCCATCCGTATATGCTGGAGAGGGACTTTGTACTTTTCCCTCTCCTTGAGCTGGACGAAAACCTCATTCACCCCACTTTAGGACAGCCCATAAAGCTCTTTGCCCAAAGTCTTAAAAACAACCTCAAACCCTACGCCTGTATCACTTCTTACTTTTTACATACTGCTCCCAATTCTCGGGTGTAAAGGGTGAGATCTGTCTAAGAAGCTTTATAATCTTGGGAAATTCTTCTATTACATAGTCCACATCCTCTTCCGTATTGTCCCTGCCAAAGCTAAAAACCAGCGATCCGTTGGCTACCTCCTTTGGCACACCTACTGCAAAAAGTACATGCGATTGCTTGAGTGCCAAAGAGACGCAAGCGGAACCTGAAGCGGTTTCTATACCCATAAGGTCAAGTCTTAAAAGCATAGCCTCGCCTTCAATCAAATGCACTATCAGAGATAGGTGATGTGGAAGCCTTTGAGTTGGATGTCCCGTAAATTCAATGTAATCAAGCCTTTCTTCAAGAGCTTTTCTTAACTTATCCCTGTAATGGGAAAGTCTTGTCATCCTATCCTGGAGTTCCTTCATGGTTAGCTCTGCGGCGGCACCAAAGCCTACTATACCTGGTACGTTTTCCGTACCGGCCCTTACACCTCTTTCCTGCGTACCACCTTCTATTAAGGGTCTTATTTTCACTCCCTTTCTTGTCCACAGAGCACCCACGCCCTTGGGTCCATACATGAGGTGTGCGGTAAAAGATGCAGCATCCACACCCCAGTCCTTTACATCTACAGGATAATGTCCGAGCGTTGGTGCGGCATCCGTATGGAATATAACTTTGGGATTCTTAGACTTTGCTGCCTGAACAAGACTCTTTATATCCTGAACAGTGCCTATCTCTCTGTTGGAGTGGCCTATACTCACAAGGACTGTGTCTGTCCTTACTGCCTCGCTTACCTGATCCGGATGTATGAGACCGTATCTATCTGGCTTTAGGTAGGTAACTTCCCAGCCCTTTCTCTCTAAGGTTTTTAGAGGGTGCAAAACTGAGTGGTGCTCTATCTCGGTGGATACTATGTGTCTGCCCTTCTTTTCGTAAGCTTCCGCTATTCCCTTTATTGCCAAGTTGTTGGCTTCTATACCACCCGAGGTGAAAACTATTTCTTCAGGGCTATTGGCATTTATGAGCGTTGCTATCTTTTCCCTCGCAGAGTTTATAGCTTTTTTGGTGACCTGACCAAAGCTGTGAAGGGATGTGGGATTTCCAAAATGCTCTCTAAAGTAAGGAAGCATAGCCTCCAGAACTTCCTGTGCAACAGGTGTGGTAGCAATGTGGTCAAGATAAACTACCCTCTGACCTACCTTTTTTATAAACATGCTTTACCTCCTTAAAATTCTCTCTGAAACAAGCTTTGCTATGGCATAAAAAGCTTTGGAAACTTCTGACTCAGGATTGGTAAGAGTAATAGGCATACCTGTATCGGATGTTTCTGCCACCTGTGGGTCCATGGGTATAGAGCCAAGAACCTGCAGCTGGTACGCTCTGACAAACTCCAAAACCTTACCCTTACCAAAAACATAGTATTTGTTGCCGCTTTCTGGACAGATAAAGTAAGCCATGTTTTCTATAACACCAAGCACCGGCACATTTACCTCCTTAAACATGGCTGTTGCCTTTTTCACATCAGCCAGAGCTACATCCTGAGGTGTGGTAACTACTATGGCTCCCGTCATATCCACATTCTGGGCAAGCGTCAATTGTACATCTCCTGTTCCCGGAGGAAGGTCAAGAACAAGATAGTCAAGGTTTCCCCAGTTTACATCAAAGAGAAATTGCGTAAGAGCTTTCATGAGCATGGGACCTCTCCAGATAACGGGCGTGTCTTCCGAAGGCAATAGAAAGCCTATGGAGAGTATCTTTATACCGTATTTTTCTATGGGTATTAGCCTGTTTCTTTCATCTACATGTACTCTCTCACCTTTTACACCAAAGAGGGTGGGGATGCTGGGACCGTATATATCCGCATCCAGAAGACCAACTTGGTATCCAAGTTTTGAGAGAGCTACCGCCAAGTTAGCTGCCACTGTTGACTTACCAACTCCTCCCTTTCCACTGCCTACCGCTATGAGGTGTTTAACGCCTTCAACTCTTCTTCTTGTAAATGCTGGCTGTCCAAAAGCTGGTGGCACTTCAGGGACACCCTCCACAAACCTTATGTTTACATTTTTTACATCTGGCAAGTTTTCAAGGGCTTGATAGGTTTTTCGCCTTATTTCCTCCTCAAGCTCCTTTTTGGGGAGCCTGTAGACTACCTCAAGGGAAGAGCCTATGAGTTTAATGTCCTTTATCAGTTCAGTCAGTTTAGTGTTGTCTACGCTCGCTTCCCTCAGGGCGTCCATTATGTCCTTTACTGCCATGCTATCCTCCTTATTTTGAAATATAATTTATTTTGTGAAGGTTGATATGAGAATAATCAAATCAACTGGGGAAAGGCTATGAATTATGTATCCCAGATCCTAAGCTACATAAGTAGTACACCTGATATAACCGAAATATACCTTGTTCCCAAGGCTCCACCTGTTGATAAGAAAGATGGTAAGCTCATAAAGATAACGGACAATGTGTTTACTCCTGAGGATGTAAGGGACACTCTTTTAGCCTTGAAAAGCTATGCATCCCCCCTTTTGGGTCCTCTGGGAAGTGAAGGCACCTTCTCTTTTGGCATACAAAATGTAGGAAGGTTGAGGGTGAGTTATGTAACCCAGCGAGGAAGTTATGTGGTAAACATAGTTAAAATCCCTTATCAAGTACCGCTTTTAGAAAATGTGTGTCAAGACCCCAAGACAGTTCAGCACATAGATGAGCTGATAAGACTTTACACTTCTGGCATTGTGCTTGTACTTGGTAATAGCCATGCAAGAGTGAGTACCTTTGTATACTCTTTCCTTCAACACATATCCAGAAACTACCAAAAGATCATCCTCGTTCTTGAAAAACCCCTTTCATTCCTTCTCAAGCACGACAAGTCCTTGGTTATACAGAGAGAGGTAGGTTTGGATACGCCTACCTTTGAAGAAGGACTCAGAGATGTAGCTTATGTCAATCCAGACATAGTGTATGTAAGCTACAGGGAGATCCTTCTGGCGGAAGAGGTCCTTCACATAATAAATGTGGTGGACCTGAATACTCTGGTAATATTTCACTCACCTTACATGAGTGAGGAAGCTGTTTTAAAAAGCTTTGAGAGACATAAGAAATTGGTTAGGTCTGTTATAAAGGTTGGTCCATCCGATGATGGAAAGCTAAGTATTGCCATTACAAACACAGCACCTTAGGCATTGGGAAACCGTTAAAGTTGGAAGCGTAGACAGTAGTGTATGCTCCTGCGGAGAGGATGTAGAGGTGATCACCCACCTCAGGCTCTGGAAGAGCTACCATTTTGGCTATAACATCCATACTGTCGCACGACACACCTCCTATTGTCCACTCTTTTAGCTCTCCTTCCCTGTCTATATAGAAGGGATACCTTATACCCCCAAGAGCCTCTGCCAGACCGTTGAAGACACCCGTATCCACATAAAGCCAATTCTCATCATTTCTCTTAGCCTTTCCTATGATCCTTGTTATCATGATGCCTTGATCGCCCACTATCCCTCTACCTGGTTCTATCTGCAGTTCGTGAGGGGGGTTTGGGAAGAACTTTTGTAAAAGCCCCTTTATGTAATAAGCTATGTCCTCTATCCTGAGGGCTTCATAAGTGTACTTGACAGGTATGCCCCCACCCATGTTGAGCATCTGAAGCCTAAAGCCTCTCCTTTTTGCCTTTTCCCAAAGCTCCGCAGATTTTCTTATGGCTATAAACCAGTTTCTGTAGTTGTTGCACTGAGAGCCTACATGAAAGGTAATGCCGTAAGGTACAAGCCCTTTCTCCCTCGCATACTCAAGTATATCAATGGCAGTATCCACATCAACACCAAACTTCTTAGAGAGTGGCCAATCACTACCCTCGTTGGGAACTACTAACCTAACATACACCCTTGCCCGCTTTGCCACCTTAGCTATTTTTTCCACCTCTGTAAAGGAATCCACCGCGAAACGATTTACATGGACAGAGTAAGCGTAATCTATAAACTCCTCTGACTTTACAGGATTGCTGGAGATGATCCTTTCAGGCTCAACTTTCAGGCTAAGCACCTTTTTTAGCTCCTCCAAAGATGCTACCTCAAAACCTGAACCTTTCTCTGATAGCGCTTTTATTACACTCGTATGGTCGTTAGCTTTCACCGCATAGTATATTCTGAAGTTGGGCATGTAAAGCTCTATCTCTTTATACCTGCGCTTTATACCTTCAAGGTCCAGAAGCAAGAGGGGGGTTTCTTGGGGCTTTAGGTAAGGCTGAAGGTGAAGTCTTTGGGAGATAAACTCCTCAAAGTATCTTTTGGCAAACTGGAACTGAAGCTCCCGCCGGTCTAAGGACTCTTTAACCATAATGGAAGTAATAATAATCTCTTTTTACAGGAAGGAAAGTGCCTGTTTTCTCTGCAGACATGCTGCACACTCACCGCAGGGAGGCTCTGTTCCTACATAGCACGAGTAAGTTTTTTCAAAAGGCACTCCCAGGTCTCTACCAATAAGGGCTATGTCTCTTTTGGACATTCCCAAAAAGGGTGCGTAGATGTGTATTCTTTTTTTGGTCTTTGCCACAAAGATGGAAGAGGCATTAACGGCTGCTTCTGCTGAGGTTATGAATTCTGGCCTGCAGTCAGGGTAAGGACTATCAAGGGCATGAACGCCTATACCTATGTGGTCTATCTCTAAGGTGTCCGCAAAAGAAGCTGCTATAGATATAAAGGTGAGGTTTCTCATAGGTACTGTGGTGATGGGAGGCTCTTCTTGAGGATACTCTCCCTTCGGTATGGATGCCTCTTGGTCTAAGAGGGCTGATCCCTTTAGGACACTGTAATGAGGCACCTCAACTATAAAATGTTCTTCCACCTGCGCCATTTTTGCAAGGTCCTTTGCGTACTTTATCTCCACTCTGTGCCTCTGACCGTAATCAAAGGAGATGGCATAAATCTTATCAAACTCTTTCTTGGAAAGCCACAAGAGAGTGGCGCTGTCCATTCCTCCAGAAAGTAGCACCAGTACACTCTTCATTTTTACCTTATGCCGGAGGCGGGAGTCGAACCCGCACGCCCTTTCGGGCGGGGGATTTTGAATCCCCTGCGTCTGCCAGTTCCGCCACTCCGGCTCTCTTAAAAAAAGATTATAGACTATCCTAAGCTGGCCATGCCAGTTATGTAATCAGCTACAGTAGTTGCCGCAATGGACCTGGGTTTGACAACAGGTTTTAGTCCTTGAGCTAACACATAACCTATAGCTTCTTTGAGTATTACGCTTGAGTTGTGTTCAGGATTGGGATTTATGTCTAAATGCACCTCAAAGGGTCTATTTCCTATAACTTCTGAAATCTCAAGAGCCATAAAAACCGCTCTGCTTACTTCCTCCATCAGCCTCTGCCGTAAGGATCTTATCCTTTTGACTCTTTCTGTACGCCAGAAAATCTTTGCTCCTCTGCACGAATCTATATGTACCACCACAACGGTAACAAAAACAGTCTTTTCCCTCACTTGTCTTGAATCACAACCCACATATACAGCAGTTCTCTCTGATGTACTTTTTATAAACTCCTTGACCTCCTCCATGTCCTTTATTAAGGGCATGTCTTCATACCCCTCTTTTAAAGTCTACATTCTTTACCCAAGAGGGTTTAAAGAGTATCCAGTCTTTTAGGTTTTCAGGGCTCCTTGAGTAGCACACTTCGCAAAGGAGACCTTCTTTGGTTAGCTTGGAGTTATCATCACAGCACTCGCTTAAGTTCCAAAACTCGTAATTGTCGTGGAAGACAAGCTTCTTACAGCTTACGCATTCGTAAAGGGTAAAACCCTTTGAGCTGAGGAAGGATGCCACATCTTCCTCCTCGGGCAGCTCTTCCACATCAAGAATCCTCTTTAGGAACTCCTTCTGTTGGTGCGTCAGCTCATGTATCTTCACATCAAATAATAATAGAACATAAAGCACCAAAAGGCAAATGCTTTTGGTTTATAATTTCCTTCAGATGATCAGAGCCTTCGTGGGTTTTTTTACCACAAAGAGATTGCAAGAGCATGTGGAAAAGCTTGAAAAACAGACAGAGCATTTTATAAGGGGCAAGTGGGTAGAACCGCAAAATCTTCATATGACTTTTCAATTCTTAGGTGATGTTGAGGAGGAAAAACTTATGGACATTATCAAAAATATGCAAACCATCGTACAAAAATACAAACCCATACATGTAAGGTATAAATCTTTGGGCGTATTTCCTTCCTTGGACAAGGCAAGAGTGCTTTGGGTGGGTGTTGCAGAGGGTGCTAACCATCTTAAAGACCTTGCCAGAGAGATAACTAAAGCCAACAGAAGGTCAGGCATAAGGGAGGAGGGCAAACCCTTTCATCCTCATGTTACCCTATGCAGGATAAAGGAGTTTGATCGCAGAAAGCTTAGAGAGCTTCTAAAACAGCACGAAAACACAAATTTTGGAGAGGATACTGTTGATCGTATAGCCTTGGTTAAAAGCTCGCTGAGCTCAGTAGGTCCCGTATATACTATCTTGGAGGAGTTTTACTTTTATGGATAGGCTCACATATAGGTCTGCAGGTGTGGACGTGCAGAAGGCTGAAGAGTTTGTAGATTACATAAAGGATAAAGTAAAGCACCTTTCAAAAAGCGTTTTGCTGTGGGGAGCATTTTCAAGCGGTCTTGAAATAAAAGGATACAAACAGCCTGTGATTATGATGTCCGCTGACGGCGTTGGTACTAAGCTGAAGGTGGCTCAGCATGTAGGCATTCACGACAGCATAGGCATTGACCTTGTTGCCATGAATGTAAACGATGTGATAACCTCAGGCGCAGAGCCTATAGCTTTTCTTGATTACATAGCTACTGGAAAGATAGAGCTTGAAGTTCTCAAGAGGGTGATGGATGGCATAATTGATGGGTGTAAAAAAGCTCATGTGCCTTTGGTGGGGGGAGAGACGGCAGAAATGCCTGACTTTTATCCAGAAGGTGTTTATGACCTTGCCGGTTTTTGCGTAGGAGTTTGTGAAAAAGGTCAGCTTATAACCGGTGAGGACATAAAAGAAGGAGATGTTTTGGTGGGTCTTCCCTCCTCCGGTTTTCACTCCAACGGGTACTCTCTCATAAGGAAGGTGCTGGCGCAAAGGGGTATAGATTACAAGGAAAGGATAGAAGAATTTGGGAAAAGTGTATACGAGATACTTCTTGAGCCTACGCGCATATACGCTGAGGACATAAGAAAGCTCAGAGGCAAAGTTAGCATAAAGGGTATGGCACACATAACTGGCGGAGGCATAAGGGGGAATCTTATAAGAATTCTGCCAGAGGGTGTAAGGGCTGTGGTGGAGAAGTCTCTAATACCAAGAAACGAGATTTTTTACTGGATAAAGGAGCTTGGCAATATAGAAGAGGAGGAGATGTATAAGACCTTCAACATGGGATTGGGCTTTGTTCTGGTGGTGGGAAAGGAAGATGTTAAAAAGGTGAGGGACCTTGTTAAGGATGCCTTTGTGTGTGGGTACATAGAGGAGGGTAAAAGAGATGTCCTGCTTGTTTAAAAAGGTGCTTTTGTCTTCTGCCATCTTTGTGTCTTTATCCTTTGGTCAGGTTATACAGAAGGTGGAAATAATGGGGGCTAAGTATGTGCCTGACGAAGTTATAAAGGCTCTCATAAAAGCAAGGGAAGGTCTAACTTACACACCCGACCTGGTGAGAGAGGACATAAGGAGGTTATACAGGACCGGCTTCTTTGACAGGGTGGAGGTTTACGAGGAGAGGAAAGATGGTGGGGTAATCCTCTACTACGATGTTGTGGACCTTCCCATCATATACAAGATAGAGTTTACGGGCAACAGAAAGATAAAGTCTGAAGACTTGGAGAAGAAAATAGGCATAGAGACTGAGGTAGGCAAAATTGATGTGGAAGAGCTTACAAAGGGCTATACCTCCTCTCCTGCTATAGAGGAGAAGGTGGAGATCCAAAGAAAGCTCAAATTGGGAAGAGTGCTAAGCAGGGAGGAGATGGAATACATAAAGAGAAAAATTGTTGAAGCTTATGCCAAAGAAGGTTATCCTAATGTAAAGGTTGACTACGAGCTTGTTCCCAAAAAGGGAGCTTCCAAGATCGTTTACCATATCTTTGAGGGAAGTCCCGAGTATGTATCATCAATACATTTCAAAGGCAATAAAACCTTCCGAGCTGGTAAACTCCTTGACCACATGGAGACAAAACCGCCAAGCCTTCTGGCTCTCAGACTCCGTCCACCTTTCAGCGAAGATGTTTTGAAGGATGATATGACAAGACTTAGGGATTTTTACGTGTCAGAGGGCTTTCTTGATGCAAAGGTGTCCTATAAGATAGAAAAAAAAGATGCCAAGTACAGCATAGAGATAGACATAGATGAAGGCAAGAGGTACAAATTAGAGAGCCTGAAAATAGAAGGCAATACGCTTTTCTCTTACGACGAACTTGTTGGAGCATTCTTAAAGAAAAACAAAGGTGGATACTATAGGGAGGAGGTGATAGACCAAATCATCAGCAACATAAAGAGGCAGTATTCTACCATAGGCTTTTTAAATGTTTCTGTAGTTAAGGATGAAAAAATAGACAGTGAAGGGAAGAAGGTAAGCCTGACTCTTAAAGTGAACGAAGGAGAGCCTGTTTACATAGACAGGGTGCAAGTAAGGGGAAATTATGAGTCACGCGATTATGTGATAAGAAGGGAGATGAGGGTTCAAGAAGGGGAGCTTGCCAACGAAAGAGAGATAGAGCGTTCAAGAACAAGGATATTCAACCTTGGTTATTACGAAGATGTATCTATAGAACCTCTGCCGTCGGAGGGCAGAAGGTGGGACTTGGAGGTGAAAGTCAGGGAGAGATTTACCGGTCAGTTTTCTGTAGGTTTGGGCTACAACCAGGTCACAAAAGTGGCAGGCTTTGTCTCTGTGAGGAAAGGTAATTTCTTAGGTACGGGTGATATTGCGGGCATATCGGTCTCATATGGAAGCAATTACAAGGATAACTCTCTCTCTTATACAAAAAAGTGGTTTCTCAACAAACCTATGGACCTTACTGGGTCACTTTACGATAGGCGCATAGATTACACTACCTACACCGTATCCAGAACAGGGCTTGACTTTATTCTCTCTCGGGAGCTGGCGGAATTCTGGAGAGTAAGCGGTGGCTTTAGCATACAAAGGGTGAGATATTCCAACATATCCTCAGATGCATCAGCAGCAATAAGGCAGGAAGCTGGGACAAGGCAGTCAAGGAAGCTGCTTTTTGGCATAACAAGGGATACAAGAGACAACTACCTGTTTCCAACAAAGGGAGCTCTCACAGAGCTTAGCTATTCAGTGGCGGTTCCTGTTTTGGGAGGTACAGAAAGATTTAACAAAGTAACCTTATCCCACCAGATGTTTATGAAAGATACGCTCTTTGATACAGGGCTTATCTTATCCTTGAAGGGTGTAGTGGGAATGGCAGAGCCTTACGGTGGGAAAACCGTTCCCCTTGATGAGAGGTTCTTCGTGGGTGGTGATTTTACCATAAGGGGTTATAAATACGGTTATGCGGGACCTCTTGATCCCAATACTAATGACCCCATAGGCGCGAGCAGGGAGCTTATACTTTCCGCTGAGCTTAACTACCCAATATACAAGAATATTCTTTATGGCGCTGTTTTTTACGATACTGGCTTGGGTGCCAACAGCTGGAAGGACTTCAAACCCCAAAACTTCCGTGAAGGTTTTGGTGTAGGTATAAGGTTCATAACTCCCTTTGCTCCTATAAAGCTTGATTGGGCTTTCAAGACTAAAAAGGTACCAGGCGATACCTCAAGAAGCAAGCTCCACTTTGTGCTGGGGGTATTTTTCTGATGATACCGAGAGCTTTAACCATTGCAGGCTCTGATAGTGGTGGTGGTGCTGGTATTCAGGGGGATCTCAAGACTTTTACCGCTTTAGGTGTTTATGGTATGAGCGCCATAACATCCATAACTGTTCAAAACACCATCGGTGTCTTTGGAGTTTACGACCTTCCACCCGATGCCGTTTACAGTCAGATAAAGGTGGTGGTTGAGGATATAGGAGTTGATGCGGTAAAGACAGGTATGCTATCCTCTGAAGATATAGTAAAGGCTGTAGCAGAGGCTGTAAGAGAGTTTCGTCTAAGAAACCTGGTGGTGGACCCTGTGATGAGGGCAAAGTCAGGGGACCCGCTTCTAAAAGAGTCTGCAAGGAAGGCTCTCATGGAAGAGCTTTTACCTTTAGCTTTGATAGTAACACCTAACCTTCCGGAAGCTCAGGAGATGTGTGGGTTTAAGATAAACAGCTTGAAAGACATGGAGGAGGCGTGCCGAGTAATACACTCCTTGGGACCCAAGTATGTGGTGGTCAAAGGTGGACATCTTGAAGGAGATAAAAAGGTGGATGTGCTGTACGATGGTAAGAGCTTTTACCACTTGGAGGGCAAGCATGTGCTTACCAAGAATACGCACGGCACTGGTTGCACTTTCTCCTCAGCCATAACAGCCTTTCTGGCAAAGGGTGAGGACCCTATAGAGGCTATAAAAAGAGCAAAGGAGTATGTGCAAGGAGCAATAGAGCATGGTCTTCCTCTGGGGCACGGACACGGTCCCCTGAACCATATGTGGATGTTTTACAGCTTATAATGTTATCATGCGCACTGTGGATGTGAGTTCAAAGCCTCTTACTCTCAGGACTGCAAGAGCTTATGGTAGAATAAGGCTAAAGCCACAGACGCTCAAAGCCATCTTGGAAGGAAAAGTTCCCAAGGGGGATGTGCTTCAGGCAAGCAGATTGGCAGGCATAATGGGTGCAAAAAACACCTCCCAGCTCTTACCCTTCTGTCATCCTCTGGGCTTTCAGCATGTAGAGGTGGACCTCCAAGTAAGAGAGGACGGCATAGAAGCCTTTTCCTT
The DNA window shown above is from Hydrogenobacter thermophilus TK-6 and carries:
- the bamA gene encoding outer membrane protein assembly factor BamA, with protein sequence MSCLFKKVLLSSAIFVSLSFGQVIQKVEIMGAKYVPDEVIKALIKAREGLTYTPDLVREDIRRLYRTGFFDRVEVYEERKDGGVILYYDVVDLPIIYKIEFTGNRKIKSEDLEKKIGIETEVGKIDVEELTKGYTSSPAIEEKVEIQRKLKLGRVLSREEMEYIKRKIVEAYAKEGYPNVKVDYELVPKKGASKIVYHIFEGSPEYVSSIHFKGNKTFRAGKLLDHMETKPPSLLALRLRPPFSEDVLKDDMTRLRDFYVSEGFLDAKVSYKIEKKDAKYSIEIDIDEGKRYKLESLKIEGNTLFSYDELVGAFLKKNKGGYYREEVIDQIISNIKRQYSTIGFLNVSVVKDEKIDSEGKKVSLTLKVNEGEPVYIDRVQVRGNYESRDYVIRREMRVQEGELANEREIERSRTRIFNLGYYEDVSIEPLPSEGRRWDLEVKVRERFTGQFSVGLGYNQVTKVAGFVSVRKGNFLGTGDIAGISVSYGSNYKDNSLSYTKKWFLNKPMDLTGSLYDRRIDYTTYTVSRTGLDFILSRELAEFWRVSGGFSIQRVRYSNISSDASAAIRQEAGTRQSRKLLFGITRDTRDNYLFPTKGALTELSYSVAVPVLGGTERFNKVTLSHQMFMKDTLFDTGLILSLKGVVGMAEPYGGKTVPLDERFFVGGDFTIRGYKYGYAGPLDPNTNDPIGASRELILSAELNYPIYKNILYGAVFYDTGLGANSWKDFKPQNFREGFGVGIRFITPFAPIKLDWAFKTKKVPGDTSRSKLHFVLGVFF
- the thiD gene encoding bifunctional hydroxymethylpyrimidine kinase/phosphomethylpyrimidine kinase; the encoded protein is MIPRALTIAGSDSGGGAGIQGDLKTFTALGVYGMSAITSITVQNTIGVFGVYDLPPDAVYSQIKVVVEDIGVDAVKTGMLSSEDIVKAVAEAVREFRLRNLVVDPVMRAKSGDPLLKESARKALMEELLPLALIVTPNLPEAQEMCGFKINSLKDMEEACRVIHSLGPKYVVVKGGHLEGDKKVDVLYDGKSFYHLEGKHVLTKNTHGTGCTFSSAITAFLAKGEDPIEAIKRAKEYVQGAIEHGLPLGHGHGPLNHMWMFYSL